A segment of the Curtobacterium sp. MCSS17_007 genome:
CGGTCGAGCTGTTCGTCGGCGAGATGGGCGACCACGCGATGACGTGGCACGCACAACGCTCCTACTACGAGGAGCTCCTCCGCGCCGGCGTGAAGATCTGGCTGTACCGGGCTCCGACGATCCTGCACGCCAAGCACTTCACGATCGACGACGACGTCTCGGTGATCGGGTCGAGCAACATGGACATGCGGTCCTTCAGCCTGAACCTCGAGGTCTCCGTCATGGTCCGCGGCAAGCGGTTCGTCGACGCGCTGCGAGACGTGCAGGCGGCCTACAAGGACGCGTCCTTCGAGCTCACGCTCGACGCCTGGCTCGAACGGCCGCGGCGGTCGCAGGTCCTCGACAACGTCGCGCGCCTCACCGCCGCCCTGCAGTAGGGAACACCGGCCGGGAGGCCCGGCACGGCTCCTCCTGCGGGCTCGGTCGTCCGCGGTGCCGGTCAGTCACCGAGCGGCCGGCACCAGCCCGGTGAGCCGGGCGACCAGACGCTCGAGCGGCCCGCTCCCGAGGAACGTGCGCCACACCATCGCGAAGAGCACCGACCCGATGGCGAACCACGCCCACGCGGCGCCCGACTCCGGGTACTCCGGCAGCAGGGCGATCACCACGAGGTGGCCCGCGTAGACCGTCAACGGCATCGACCCCACGGCGGCGAGTGGGAAGGCGGACCTCGCGACCGTCCGGCCACGACCGTCGAACACCAGGGTGCAGAGGGCGATCACGGCCACCGCGACCCCGGCGGTCCCGACGACGTCGACGACCGACGACGAGTGGTCGCGCGGGGACAGCAGCAGCTGCGCGAGCGCCGCCGCTCCCCCGCTGCCGTCCGGCGCCCAAGGAACCCCGGGGAACGCCGCCAGCTCGGCGTCGGCCGGGACCGGTGCCAGGACGTTCCCGATCGCGTACGCGGCGAGGGCGACCAGCACGCCGGACGCGAGGAGCGCGACCTGCGTGCCCCGCCCCTCCTCCCACCGGCTCGGCCCGGACGCCGCTGGCGCGCCCGGGTACCGGCGGCCCGGCCCCAGTCCGGTCCTGGCGACCGCGAGACCGACCAGGACGTACGCCAGGAAGGTGACCACGGGGTAGACGAGTCCGAGCTGCACCTCCCACATGCCGGCGCCCGCGTACAGCGGTACCGAGGCGAGCGCGACGACCGGCGACAGGAGCGCGCACACCGCCGCGATCACGAGCAGCCACACCGGACGCAGTCGCAGGACGGGCAGGACGAGCAGGAAGAGCGCCCCGTACGTCGGGAGGATGACGTAGACCGGGGTGTCGAGTGCCATGAGCGCGAGACCGATGGCGACGACGGCGACCGCGCGCACCGCGAGCCGTGCGCGCACCCGACCGATCACCGGCGGCCCCGGCGGAGCGGTCCGCCCGCTCGTCAGGCCGATGGAGACACCCGCGAGCACGGCGAACAGCGTCGACGGGCGCCCGTGCGCAACCGCGGACCAGGTGGTCGGGTCGCCCCAGTCGAACTCGTCGGCGATACCGCCGATGTGCGCGGCCATCATGCCGAGCAGTGCGACTGCCCGGGCGACGTCGACCCCCTGCAGTCGACCCGGAGGAACGAGCACACCCCGCATCGCGGCGGGCGGCGCGGGGTGTGCGGCGGTCATCGCTGCGTGCTCAACCCGCGGCGGAGCCGGCGCGGCGCAGCGAGACGTCGACCATCTCGTCGCGTGGCACGACCTTGATGCGTTCGCGGCCCTCCACGGCGCCGAGGGCCTGCTCGTGCTCGTCGAGGGCGTGCCAACCGTCGAGGTCGGTGTAGTCCACGCCCCGCTCGCGGAGCAGTGCCGGCACCGCCTCCGGCGAGGGGTCCGCCGGGGTCCACCAGAACGCCTGGTCGTTCACGATGTGCTGGACGGTCTCCATCGCGTCGGACTTCGTGTGGCCGATGAGACCGACGGGTCCGCGCTTGATCCACCCGGTGGCGTAGACGCCGGGGAGCGGCGTGCCGTCCTCGTCGAGCACCTGGCCCTCGCGGTTCGGGATGACCCCGGTGCGCTCGTCGAAGGGCACGCCGGGCAGCGGCGAGCCGAAGTAGCCGACGGCGCGGTAGACGGCCTGCACCGGGACCTCGCGGAACTCCCCGGTCCCCTCGACCCCGCCCTCGCCGTTCGGCCGGGTCCGCTCGTACCGCAGGGCGGTGACGTGGCCGTCCGAGCCGACCAGCTCGACGGGCTTCGCGTAGAAGTGGAGGTGGAGACGACGGCTTGCCGTCCCGACCTCGCGCGTCCGCCACTGCTCGAGGACGCGGTTCATCACCATGACCTGCTTGTTCGTCTGGATCGCGGTGCGCGAGGCTTCGTCGTGGTCGAAGTCCTCGTCGTACACCACCATGTCGACGTCGCGGAGCTCGCCGAGCTCGCGGAGCTCCAGCGGCGTGAACTTCACCTGCGCGGGGCCGCGACGTCCGAAGACGTGGACGTCCGTGACCGGGGAGGCCTTGAGCCCCTCGTACACGTTCGCCGGGATCTCCGTCGGCAGCAGGTCGTCCGCGTGCTTCGCCAGGATGCGCGAGACGTCGAGGGCGACGTTGCCGTTGCCGATCACCGCAACGCTCGACGCCGTGAGCGGCCACGTGCGCGGGACGTCGGGGTGGCCGTCGAACCAGCTGACGAAGTCCGCCGCGCCGTACGAGCCGTCGAGGTCGATGCCCGGGATGTCGAGGTCGGCGTCCTTGATCGCTCCCGTGGAGAACAGCACGGCGTTGTAGTGCTGCTTGAGGTCGTCGAGCGTGATGTCCTCGCCGAAGCGCACGTTGCCGAACAGGCGCACCACACCCCGGTCGAGCACGTCACGCAGCGCGTTCACGATGCCCTTGATGCGGGGGTGGTCCGGGGCGACGCCGTACCGGACCAGGCCGTACGGTGCGGGCAGCTGCTCGAAGAGGTCGATCGACACGTCGTAGCCGTGGGCCTCGCGCAGCAGGATGTCGGCGGCGTAGATGCCGGCGGGGCCGGCGCCGACGATGGCGAGTCGGAGGGTGGGCACTGATGTCTCCAGTTCGTTCGGGCGGGGTGCTCCCGGTCGGTGGCGGTGGACCCCCGGGTCAGCGGCTGCGCTCGACGACGGACTCGGCGAAGCGGGTCAGTGCCCGCTTGACGGTGCCGTCGGGCAGCGGTTCCAGCGCGGCGACCGCTTCCTCGGCCCACCGGACGGCGACGGCGCGGGTGGCGGTCGTCGCCTCGTGCTCGCGCAGCGCGGCGACGGCTGACTGGTACGGAGCCGAGTCGACGGCGTCGTCCGGGGCGCCCTTCACGTCGAGCTCGATGCGGTCGAGCAGCGCCGCGGCGCCCTCGTCGCCGGCAGCCAGGCGGCGGAGCTGCAGGAGCGGGAGCGTGTCGACGCCCGCGCGCAGGTCGTTGCCGGCGATCTTGCCGGTTCGGTCCTTCGCCGGCGCGAGGTCGATCACGTCGTCGACGAGCTGGAAGGCGACGCCGACCTTCTCGCCGAAGGTGCCGACGGCGTCCAGGTAGGCCCGGTCCGCTCCGGAGAACATGACCCCGGCGCGCGCCGCGGTGGCGATGAGCGACCCGGTCTTGTCGCTGAGCACCTGGATGTAGTGCTCGACGGGGTCGTCGTCGGGCTGGGGGCCCGTCGTCTCGTGCAGCTGCCCCATGCACAGCCGCTGGAAGGTCTCGGCCTGCATGCGGATGCCCTCGGTGCCGAGGTCCGCGGTGATGAGGCTGGCCCGGGCGAACAGCAGGTCGCCGGTGAGGATGGCGACGTTGTTGCCGTAGGTCACGTGCGCGGCGGGCACTCCGCGACGCACGGGCGCCTCGTCCATGACGTCGTCGTGGTAGAGCGACGCCAGGTGGGTCGTCTCGATGCTCACCGCGGCCTTGACGACCGCGTCGGTCACCCCCTGGCCCAGCTGCGCGATGAGCAGGGTCAGCGTCGGGCGGATGCGCTTCCCACCCGCTGCGAGCAGGTACCTGCTCGTCGTGTCCGCGAGGGTGTCGGTGGAGCGCATGGCTTCTTCGAGCCCCTGCTCGACGAGCTCGAGCCCGTCGTCGACCGCGGTGATGAAGCGTCGCTCGGACGGCGTGGCGAACAGTCGCTCGCCGATGCCCAACGAGGCGCGGAGGCTCGGTGCGCGACGTGCGACCGGGACGCTCGGGTTCAAGTGCTGCTCCGTGTTCGGGGTCCGGGGACCGGTCAGGCGTCGGAGGGGTCGACGCTCGGCTGCTCGCCGGTGTGCTGGTGCTGACGGCGCGCCTTCGCCCGACGGGCGACGGACTCGCGGACGGTGCCGGCGACGGGCTTCCGGCCGCGGTGCAGCGCGACGATGCCGGCGGTCAGGTTGCGGTGGGCGACCATGGTGAAGCCGACGCCACGGAGCCACTG
Coding sequences within it:
- a CDS encoding heparan-alpha-glucosaminide N-acetyltransferase domain-containing protein; its protein translation is MTAAHPAPPAAMRGVLVPPGRLQGVDVARAVALLGMMAAHIGGIADEFDWGDPTTWSAVAHGRPSTLFAVLAGVSIGLTSGRTAPPGPPVIGRVRARLAVRAVAVVAIGLALMALDTPVYVILPTYGALFLLVLPVLRLRPVWLLVIAAVCALLSPVVALASVPLYAGAGMWEVQLGLVYPVVTFLAYVLVGLAVARTGLGPGRRYPGAPAASGPSRWEEGRGTQVALLASGVLVALAAYAIGNVLAPVPADAELAAFPGVPWAPDGSGGAAALAQLLLSPRDHSSSVVDVVGTAGVAVAVIALCTLVFDGRGRTVARSAFPLAAVGSMPLTVYAGHLVVIALLPEYPESGAAWAWFAIGSVLFAMVWRTFLGSGPLERLVARLTGLVPAAR
- a CDS encoding polyprenyl synthetase family protein, whose amino-acid sequence is MNPSVPVARRAPSLRASLGIGERLFATPSERRFITAVDDGLELVEQGLEEAMRSTDTLADTTSRYLLAAGGKRIRPTLTLLIAQLGQGVTDAVVKAAVSIETTHLASLYHDDVMDEAPVRRGVPAAHVTYGNNVAILTGDLLFARASLITADLGTEGIRMQAETFQRLCMGQLHETTGPQPDDDPVEHYIQVLSDKTGSLIATAARAGVMFSGADRAYLDAVGTFGEKVGVAFQLVDDVIDLAPAKDRTGKIAGNDLRAGVDTLPLLQLRRLAAGDEGAAALLDRIELDVKGAPDDAVDSAPYQSAVAALREHEATTATRAVAVRWAEEAVAALEPLPDGTVKRALTRFAESVVERSR
- a CDS encoding FAD-dependent oxidoreductase, which produces MPTLRLAIVGAGPAGIYAADILLREAHGYDVSIDLFEQLPAPYGLVRYGVAPDHPRIKGIVNALRDVLDRGVVRLFGNVRFGEDITLDDLKQHYNAVLFSTGAIKDADLDIPGIDLDGSYGAADFVSWFDGHPDVPRTWPLTASSVAVIGNGNVALDVSRILAKHADDLLPTEIPANVYEGLKASPVTDVHVFGRRGPAQVKFTPLELRELGELRDVDMVVYDEDFDHDEASRTAIQTNKQVMVMNRVLEQWRTREVGTASRRLHLHFYAKPVELVGSDGHVTALRYERTRPNGEGGVEGTGEFREVPVQAVYRAVGYFGSPLPGVPFDERTGVIPNREGQVLDEDGTPLPGVYATGWIKRGPVGLIGHTKSDAMETVQHIVNDQAFWWTPADPSPEAVPALLRERGVDYTDLDGWHALDEHEQALGAVEGRERIKVVPRDEMVDVSLRRAGSAAG